One genomic window of Anser cygnoides isolate HZ-2024a breed goose chromosome 11, Taihu_goose_T2T_genome, whole genome shotgun sequence includes the following:
- the TIPIN gene encoding LOW QUALITY PROTEIN: TIMELESS-interacting protein (The sequence of the model RefSeq protein was modified relative to this genomic sequence to represent the inferred CDS: inserted 1 base in 1 codon) → MIDPLENNLFDLPDYENTEDEKFPPXPPPASPGAAGADWAEARGEPDGNQQSQTKDSSAVTRKAVKRSVPKLDAHRLVSERGLPALRHMFDNVKFKGKGHEAEDLKTLIRHMEHWAHRLFPKLQFDDFIDKVESLGSKKEVQTCLKRIRLDLPILSEDFTSNEDGGGESNGLDTANEEVYPCSGNVGDLDSLPSTTLTEEQQQRIKRNRQLALERRQAKMQCNSQSQHNELSPSYPEEEEFDTPIAQDLAGVTEDPQVTVPTVAVTEAEDTDTELECVSEKQRPFPSP, encoded by the exons ATGATAGACCCTTTGGAGAACAACTTGTTCGATCTCCCCGACTACGAGAACACAGAAGACGAAAAGTttcccc tcccgccccccgcctctccgggggcggccggggctgaCTGGGCTGAGGCTCGCGGAG aaCCAGATGGAAACCAACAGTCACAGACGAAGGATTCTTCTGCAGTTACACGGAAAGCAGTTAAAAGATCAGTACCTAAATTAGATGCTCACAG GTTAGTTTCAGAAAGAGGACTTCCTGCCTTAAGACATATGTTTGACAATGTAAAGTTCAAGGGTAAGGGGCATGAG GCAGAGGACTTGAAGACACTTATACGACACATGGAACACTGGGCTCATAGATTATTTCCAAAATTGCAATTTGATGATTTTATTGACAAAGTAGAGTCTCTGGGAAGCAAAAAGGAAGTTCAG acCTGCCTAAAACGGATTAGACTTGATCTTCCTATTTTATCTGAAGACTTCACAAGTAATGAAG ATGGTGGAGGTGAAAGCAATGGACTGGATACAGCCAACGAAGAAGTATATCCGTGCTCTGGGAACGTAGGAGACCTTGATTCTCTGCCTAGTACAACTCTCACAGAAGAGCAACAACAGCGGATCAAGAGGAACAGGCAGCTGGCCTTGGAACGTAGGCAAGCGAAGATGCAGTGCAACAGCCAGTCGCAACACAACG agcTCTCTCCTAGTTacccagaagaggaggagttTGATACCCCTATTGCTCAGGACCTGGCTGGTGTCACAGAAGACCCTCAAGTTACTGTGCCCACGGTTGCTGTTACAGAAGCTGAGGACACAGATACAGAATTGGAATGTGTCAGTGAAAAGCAGAGACCTTTTCCCAGCCCTTGA